The following is a genomic window from Schistocerca serialis cubense isolate TAMUIC-IGC-003099 unplaced genomic scaffold, iqSchSeri2.2 HiC_scaffold_1451, whole genome shotgun sequence.
tgcgaggacagcacggcttgcgaggacagatccgcttgcgaggacagcacagcttgcgaggacagcacagcttgcgaggacagcacagcttgcgaggacagcacagcttgcgaggacagcacagcttgtgaggacagcacagcttgcgaggacggcacggcttgcgaggacagatccgcttgcgaggacagcacagcttgcgaggacagcacagcttgcgaggacagcacagcttgcgagcacagcacagcttgcgagaacagctcaacttgagaggacagctcaacttgagaggacagctcaacttgagaggacagctcaacttgagaggacagctcaacttgagaggacaactcaacttgagaggacagctcaacttgagaggccagcacaacttgtgaggacagcaaagcttgcgaggacagcatggcttccgaggacagtatggcttgcaaggacatcatggcttgcgaggacagcacagctagcgaggacagcatggtttgcgaggacagcacggcttgcgaggacagcacagcttgcgaggacagcacagcttgcgaggacagcacagcttgcgaggacagcacagcttgcgaggacagcaaagcttgcgaggacagcacagcttgtgaggacagctcaacttgagaggacagctcaacttgagagggcagctgaacttgagaggacagctcaacttgagagggcagctcaacttgagaggacagctcaacttgagaggacagctcagcttgagaggacagctcaaattgagaggacagctcaacttgagacgacagctcaacttgagaggacagctcaacttgagaggacagctcaacttgagaggacagctcaacttgagaggactgctcaacttgagaggacagctcaacttgagaggacagctcaacttgagaggacagctgaactagagagtacagctcaacttgagagggcagctcaacttgagattacagctcaacttgagaggacagctcaacttgagggacagctcaaattgagaggacagttcaacttgagaggacagcacaacttgagtggacagcacagcttgcgaggacagcacagcttgcgaggacagcacagcttgcgaggacagcacggcttgcgaggacagatccgcttgcgaggacagcacagcttgcgaggacagcacagcttgcgaggacagcacagcttgcgaggacagcacagcttgcgaggacagcacagcttgtgaggacagcacagcttgcgaggacggcacaatttgcaaggacaacacagcttgcgaggacagcacagcttgcaaggacaacacagcttgtgaggagagcacaccttgcgaggacagcaaagcttgcgaagacagcacagcttgcggagacagcacagtttgtggagacagcacagcttgtggggacagcacagcttgggacgacagcacagcttgggaggacagcaaagcttgcgaggacagcacagcttgcggagacagcacagtttgtggagacagcacagcttgtggggacagcacagcttgggacgacagcacagcttgggaggacagcaaagcttgcgaggacagcacagcttgcgaggacagcacagcttgcgaggacagcacaacttgcgaggacagcacagcttgcgaggacagcacagcttgccaggacagcacagcttgtgaggacggctcaacttgagaggacagctcaccttgagatgaccgctaaacttgtgaggagagctcaacttgagaggagagctcaacttgagaggagagctcaatttgagttgaaagctgaacttgagaagacagctcaacgagagaggacagctcaactagagatgacagctcaactagagaggacagctcaactaaagaggacagttcaactagagaggacagatcaactagagaggacagctcaacttgagaggacagctcaacttaagaggacagctcaacttgagaggacagctcaactagagacgacagcacaactttcgcggacagcacagcttgggaggacagcacagcttgcgaggaccgctaaaattacgaggacagcacggcttgcgaggacagcacggcttgcaaaaacagcacagcttgcgaggacagcacggcttgcgaggacagcacggtttgcgaggacagcacagcttgccaggacagcacggcttgcgaggacagcacgccttgcgaggacagcacgggttgcgaggacagcatggcttgcgaggacagcacaggttgcgaggacagcacgggttgcgaggacagcacagcttccatggaaaggacagcttccgaggacagcacagcttccgaggacaacacagcttccgaggacagcacagcttgcgaggacagcacagcttgcgaggacagtacagcttgcgaggacagcacagcttgcgaggacagcaccgctagcaagggcagcacagcttgcgaggacagcaatgcttgcgaggacagcacggcctgcgaggacagcacggcctgcgaggacagcatggcttgcagggacagcacagcttgcgaggacagcacagcttgcgaggacagcacagctagcgaggacagcacagcttgcgaggacagcaagccttgcgaggacagcactgcctgcgaggacagcacggcttgcaaggacagcacagcttgcgagcacagcacagcttgcgaggacagcacagcttgcgaggacagcacagcttgcgaggacagcacaacttgcgaggacagcacagcttgcgagaacagcacaccttgcgaggacagctcaacttgagaggacagctcaacttgagaggacagctaaacttgagaggacagctcaacttgagagtacacctcaacttgagaggagagctcaacatgagaggagagctcaacgtgagaggacagctcaacttgagaggacagttcaacttgagaggacagctcaacttgagaggacagctcaacttgacagaacagctcaacttgagaggagagctcaacatgagaggagagctcaacttgagaggacagctcaacttgagaggacagctcaacttgagaggacagctaaacttgagaggacagctcaacttgagagtacacctcaacttgagaggagagctcaacatgagaggagagctcaacttgagaggacagctcaacttgagaggacagttcaacttgagaggacagctcaacttgagaggacagctcaacttgacagaacagctcaacttgagaggacagctcaacttgagaggacatttcaacttgagaggacagctcaactttagaggacagcacaactcgagatgacagcacaacttgagatgacagcacaacttgggtggacagcacagcttgcgaggacagcacagcttgcgaggacagcacagcttgcgaggacagcacagcttgcgaggacagcacagcttgcgaggacagcacagcttgcgaggacagcacagcttttgaggacagcacagcttgcgaggacagcacagcttgcgaggacagcacagctagcgaggacagcacagcttgcgaggacagcacggcttgcgagcacagcacagcttgcgagaacagctcaacttgagaggacagctcaacttgagaggacagctaaacttgagaggacagctcaagttgagaggacaactcaacttgagaggacagctcaacttgagaggccagcacaacttgtgaggacagcaaagcttgcgaggacagcatggcttccgaggacagtatggcttgcaaggacatcatggcttgcgaggacagcacagctagcgaggacagcatggtttgcgaggacagcacagcttgcgaggacagcacagcttgcgaggacagcacagcttgcgaggacagcacggcttgcgagcacagcacagcttgcgagaacagctcaacttgagaggacagctcaacttgagaggacagctcaacttgagaggacagctcaacttgagaggacaactcaacttgagaggacagctcaacttgagaggccagcacaacttgtgaggacagcaaagcttgcgaggacagcatggcttccgaggacagtatggcttgcaaggacatcatggcttgcgaggacagcacagctagcgaggacagcatggtttgcgaggacagcacggcttgcgaggacagcacagcttgcgaggacagcacagcttgcgaggacagcacagcttgcgaggacagcacagcttgcgaggacagcaaagcttgcgaggacagcacagcttgtgaggacagctcaacttgagaggacagctcaacttgagagggcagctgaacttgagaggacagctcaacttgagagggcagctcaacttgagaggacagctcaacttgagaggacagctcagcttgagaggacagctcaaattgagaggacagctcaacttgagacgacagctcaacttgagaggacagctcaacttgagaggacagctcaacttgagaggacagctcaacttgagaggactgctcaacttgagaggacagctcaacttgagaggacagctcaacttgagaggacagctgaactagagagtacagctcaacttgggagggcagctcaacttgagattacagctcaacttgagaggacagctcaacttgagggacagctcaaattgagaggacagttcaacttgagaggacagcacaacttgagtggacagcacagcttgcgaggacagcacagcttgcgaggacagcacagcttgcgaggacagcacggcttgcgaggacagatccgcttgcgaggacagcacagcttgcgaggacagcacagcttgcgaggacagcacagcttgcgaggacagcacagcttgcgaggacagcacagcttgtgaggacagcacagcttgcgaggacggcacaatttgcaaggacaacacagcttgcgaggacagcacagcttgcaaggacaacacagcttgtgaggagagcacaccttgcgaggacagcaaagcttgcgaagacagcacagcttgcggagacagcacagtttgtggagacagcacagcttgtggggacagcacagcttgggacgacagcacagcttgggaggacagcaaagcttgcgaggacagcacagcttgcggagacagcacagtttgtggagacagcacagcttgtggggacagcacagcttgggacgacagcacagcttgggaggacagcaaagcttgcgaggacagcacagcttgcgaggacagcacagcttgcgaggacagcacaacttgcgaggacagcacagcttgcgaggacagcacagcttgccaggacagcacagcttgtgaggacggctcaacttgagaggacagctcaccttgagatgaccgctaaacttgtgaggagagctcaacttgagaggagagctcaacttgagaggagagctcaatttgagttgaaagctgaacttgagaggacagctcaactagagaggacagctcaactagagatgacagctcaactagagaggacagctcaactaaagaggacagttcaactagagaggacagatcaactagagaggacagctcaacttgagaggacagctcaacttaagaggacagctcaacttgagaggacagctcaactagagacgacagcacaactttcgcggacagcacagcttgggaggacagcacagcttgcgaggaccgctaaaattacgaggacagcacggcttgcgaggacagcacggcttgcaaaaacagcacagcttgcgaggacagcacggcttgcgaggacagcacggtttgcgaggacagcacagcttgccaggacagcacggcttgcgaggacagcacgccttgcgaggacagcacgggttgcgaggacagcatggcttgcgaggacagcacaggttgcgaggacagcacgggttgcgaggacagcacagcttccgtggaaaggacagcttccgaggacagcacagcttccgaggacaacacagcttccgaggacagcacagcttgcgaggacagcacagcttgcgaggacagcacagcttgcgaggacagcaccgctagcaagggcagcacagcttgcgaggacagcaatgcttgcgaggacagcacggcctgcgaggacagcacggcctgcgaggacagcatggcttgcagggacagcacagcttgcgaggacagcacagcttgcgaggacagcacagctagcgaggacagcacagcttgcgaggacagcaagccttgcgaggacagcactgcctgcgaggacagcacggcttgcaaggacagcacagcttgcgaggacagcacagcttgcgaggacagcacagcttgcgaggacagcacagcttgcgaggacagcacaacttgcgaggacagcacagcttgcgagaacagcacaccttgcgaggacagctcaacttgagaggacagctcaacttgagaggacagctaaacttgagaggacagctcaacttgagagtacacctcaacttgagaggagagctcaacatgagaggagagctcaacgtgagaggacagctcaacttgagaggacagttcaacttgagaggacagctcaacttgagaggacagctcaacttgacagaacagctcaacttgagaggagagctcaacatgagaggagagctcaacttgagaggacagctcaacttgagaggacagctcaacttgagaggacagctaaacttgagaggacagctcaacttgagagtacacctcaacttgagaggagagctcaacatgagaggagagctcaacttgagaggacagctcaacttgagaggacagttcaacttgagaggacagctcaacttgagaggacagctcaacttgacagaacagctcaacttgagaggacagctcaacttgagaggacatttcaacttgagaggacagctcaactttagaggacagcacaactcgagatgacagcacaacttgagatgacagcacaacttgggtggacagcacagcttgcgaggacagcacagcttgcgaggacagcacagcttgcgaggacagcacagcttgcgaggacagcacagcttgcgaggacagcacagcttttgaggacagcacagcttgcgaggacagcacagcttgcgaggacagcacagctagcgaggacagcacagcttgcgaggacagcacggcttgcgagcacagcacagcttgcgagaacagcacagcttgcgagaacagctcaacttgagaggacagctcaacttgagaggacagctcaacttgagaggacagctcaagttgagaggacaactcaacttgagaggacagctcaacttgagaggccagcacaacttgtgaggacagcaaagcttgcgaggacagcatggcttccgaggacagtatggcttgcaaggacatcatggcttgcgaggacagcacagctagcgaggacagcatggtttgcgaggacagcacagcttgcgaggacagcacagcttgcgaggacagcacagcttgcgaggacagcacggcttgcgagcacagcacagcttgcgagaacagctcaacttgagaggacagctcaacttgagaggacagctcaacttgagaggacagctcaacttgagaggacaactcaacttgagaggacagctcaacttgagaggccagcacaacttgtgaggacagcaaagcttgcgaggacagcatggcttccgaggacagtatggcttgcaaggacatcatggcttgcgaggacagcacagctagcgaggacagcatggtttgcgaggacagcacggcttgcgaggacagcacagcttgcgaggacagcacagcttgcgaggacagcacagcttgcgaggacagcacagcttgcgaggacagcaaagcttgcgaggacagcacagcttgtgaggacagctcaacttgagaggacagctcaacttgagagggcagctgaacttgagaggacagctcaacttgagagggcagctcaacttgagaggacagctcaacttgagaggacagctcagcttgagaggacagctcaaattgagaggacagctcaacttgagacgacagctcaacttgagaggacagctcaacttgagaggacagctcaacttgagaggacagctcaacttgagaggactgctcaacttgagaggacagctcaacttgagaggacagctcaacttgagaggacagctgaactagagagtacagctcaacttgagagggcagctcaacttgagattacagctcaacttgagaggacagctcaacttgagggacagctcaaattgagaggacagttcaacttgagaggacagcacaacttgagtggacagcacagcttgcgaggacagcacagcttgcgaggacagcacagcttgcgaggacagcacggcttgcgaggacagatccgcttgcgaggacagcacagcttgcgaggacagcacagcttgcgaggacagcacagcttgcgaggacagcacagcttgcgaggacagcacagcttgcgaggacagcacagcttgtgaggacagcacagcttgcgaggacggcacaatttgcaaggacaacacagcttgcgaggacagcacagcttgcaaggacaacacagcttgtgaggagagcacaccttgcgaggacagcaaagcttgcgaagacagcacagcttgcggagacagcacagtttgtggagacagcacagcttgtggggacagcacagcttgggacgacagcacagcttgggaggacagcaaagcttgcgaggacagcacagcttgcggagacagcacagtttgtggagacagcacagcttgtggggacagcacagcttgggacgacagcacagcttgggaggacagcaaagcttgcgaggacagcacagcttgcgaggacagcacagcttgcgaggacagcacaacttgcgaggacagcacagcttgcgaggacagcacagcttgccaggacagcacagcttgtgaggacggctcaacttgagaggacagctcaccttgagatgaccgctaaacttgtgaggagagctcaacttgagaggagagctcaacttgagaggagagctcaatttgagttgaaagctgaacttgagaggacagctcaactagagaggacagctcaactagagatgacagctcaactagagaggacagctcaactaaagaggacagttcaactagagaggacagatcaactagagaggacagctcaacttgagaggacagctcaacttaagaggacagctcaacttgagaggacagctcaactagagacgacagcacaactttcgcggacagcacagcttgggaggacagcacagcttgcgaggaccgctaaaattacgaggacagcacggcttgcgaggacagcacggcttgcaaaaacagcacagcttgcgaggacagcacggcttgcgagga
Proteins encoded in this region:
- the LOC126443325 gene encoding seminal vesicle major clotting proteins-like — protein: MRGELNVRGQLNLRGQFNLRGQLNLRGQLNLTEQLNLRGELNMRGELNLRGQLNLRGQLNLRGQLNLRGQLNLRVHLNLRGELNMRGELNLRGQLNLRGQFNLRGQLNLRGQLNLTEQGELNMRGELNVRGQLNLRGQFNLRGQLNLRGQLNLTEQLNLRGELNMRGELNLRGQLNLRGQLNLRGQLNLRGQLNLRDSSTREDSSTRDDSSTREDSSTKEDSSTREDRSTREDSST